From Actinopolyspora lacussalsi, a single genomic window includes:
- a CDS encoding hypothetical protein (product_source=Hypo-rule applied; pfam=PF12079), producing MSEVAPCETLTRNNQKSIATEGKGKSKEVLDARSCRWSISSGTVNVSLHSEKPIEELNFSKGTKKEYSINKKNGLLAIGNTEGICTVAIPFGDSQTATVDVESLKTATSCDLAKKIAPMVEQNISDS from the coding sequence TTGAGCGAAGTTGCACCCTGTGAAACCCTCACCAGGAATAATCAAAAATCCATAGCAACAGAAGGGAAAGGAAAGAGCAAGGAGGTGCTAGACGCAAGATCCTGCCGCTGGTCGATATCCAGCGGTACGGTAAATGTCTCGCTGCACTCCGAGAAACCAATAGAAGAACTAAACTTCTCAAAAGGAACAAAAAAAGAGTATTCTATCAACAAAAAGAATGGATTACTAGCCATAGGGAACACTGAAGGAATCTGCACAGTCGCTATTCCGTTTGGCGATTCACAAACCGCTACTGTCGACGTTGAGAGCCTGAAGACAGCAACCTCGTGCGACCTCGCCAAGAAGATCGCACCGATGGTAGAGCAGAACATTTCGGACAGCTGA
- a CDS encoding DNA-binding ferritin-like protein (product_source=COG0783; cath_funfam=1.20.1260.10; cog=COG0783; superfamily=47240), with amino-acid sequence MSDDQNLTDNLSATNDAMQGIITAANNGQFVITPDAGDELIQIFQEIEDWASNIRLDIDSIKQQTPLGNSPAGKAISEFNQKVAAGDSESYENMINQIRENAPKVVESIRKGMKIYQEADESNSSNIDGIA; translated from the coding sequence ATGAGCGACGACCAGAACCTGACCGACAACCTGTCGGCCACCAACGACGCCATGCAGGGCATCATCACTGCCGCCAATAACGGCCAGTTCGTCATCACGCCCGACGCGGGCGACGAACTCATACAGATCTTCCAGGAAATCGAGGACTGGGCCAGCAACATTCGCTTGGACATAGATTCCATCAAGCAGCAGACTCCACTAGGAAACAGCCCGGCAGGCAAAGCAATATCAGAGTTCAACCAGAAAGTAGCAGCTGGCGACAGCGAATCATACGAGAACATGATAAATCAAATCCGAGAAAATGCGCCAAAAGTGGTCGAATCAATAAGAAAAGGAATGAAAATTTACCAAGAAGCAGACGAGTCCAACTCGTCGAACATAGACGGAATCGCATGA
- a CDS encoding hypothetical protein (product_source=Hypo-rule applied; pfam=PF04149): protein MSDKPASVEWRKSTRSSGGANNCVEVGFATSAVLVRDTKNREGGLLALSPTTWQSFVGTLKHSTPTSG from the coding sequence ATGAGCGACAAGCCAGCATCCGTCGAATGGCGGAAAAGCACTCGCAGCAGTGGGGGCGCGAACAACTGCGTCGAGGTCGGTTTCGCGACATCAGCCGTGCTGGTCCGCGACACCAAGAACCGCGAAGGCGGCTTACTCGCCCTCTCCCCCACTACCTGGCAGAGCTTCGTCGGCACCCTCAAACACAGCACTCCGACATCCGGGTGA
- a CDS encoding hypothetical protein (product_source=Hypo-rule applied; pfam=PF04149; superfamily=51110), whose protein sequence is MLFRDKNPVIWHTSSYSGNNGTCVEVGFATSTVLVRDTKDREGGTLALSPTTWQSFVSTLKRN, encoded by the coding sequence ATGTTATTCCGCGATAAGAATCCGGTTATCTGGCACACGAGCAGCTACAGCGGAAACAACGGCACCTGCGTAGAAGTTGGTTTCGCGACATCGACCGTGCTGGTGCGCGACACCAAGGACCGCGAAGGCGGCACGCTCGCCCTCTCGCCCACCACCTGGCAGAGCTTCGTCAGCACCCTGAAACGCAACTGA
- a CDS encoding transcriptional regulator with XRE-family HTH domain (product_source=COG1396; cog=COG1396; pfam=PF13560; smart=SM00530; superfamily=47413) has translation MGVRNDPSPLRWLIGVELARYRNAYGVSLAFVSSQTGMSKAKIGHMETGRQQQDPEDIARLLKSYGTDQHDIDRLTSLTGRAEETTWWGPWAQVVPDWLKTFVGLENLAVCEFVFEPIIVPGLLQTEEYARATMTRTPRVRQDHGERFTGFRMARHRRLTDDTSPLQLHAVVSEAALRLRVDGPEIQQAQLEYLLRMTEQPNVTLQIVRPEDGLHMALTGQFIVLDFEQVRSIAYSELHDGAVYIQDEEQVDSYTMAAESLQRVALGPDQSRDLIEDMLKA, from the coding sequence GTGGGCGTAAGAAACGATCCTTCACCGCTGCGCTGGTTGATCGGTGTCGAGCTCGCTCGCTACCGCAACGCGTACGGGGTGTCACTGGCGTTCGTCAGCAGCCAGACGGGCATGTCCAAGGCAAAGATCGGTCACATGGAAACCGGTCGCCAGCAGCAGGATCCGGAAGACATAGCTCGACTGCTGAAGTCGTACGGCACGGACCAGCACGACATAGATCGACTGACCAGCCTGACCGGCAGAGCCGAAGAGACCACTTGGTGGGGACCGTGGGCACAGGTGGTGCCGGACTGGCTGAAAACGTTCGTAGGACTGGAAAACCTGGCTGTATGCGAATTCGTTTTCGAACCGATCATCGTGCCGGGACTGCTTCAAACGGAGGAGTACGCACGAGCAACCATGACGCGCACGCCACGTGTCCGCCAGGACCATGGCGAGCGCTTCACCGGTTTTCGGATGGCACGACACCGGAGACTCACTGACGATACGAGCCCACTCCAGCTGCATGCCGTAGTGAGCGAAGCGGCGCTACGACTTCGTGTCGATGGTCCTGAAATACAACAGGCTCAGTTGGAGTACCTGCTGCGGATGACCGAGCAGCCGAACGTCACTCTGCAGATCGTGCGCCCCGAAGACGGTCTACACATGGCCCTGACCGGGCAGTTCATCGTGCTTGACTTCGAGCAGGTTCGCTCGATCGCCTACAGCGAATTGCACGACGGAGCGGTGTACATACAGGATGAAGAGCAGGTTGACTCGTATACGATGGCTGCGGAGAGTCTTCAACGGGTCGCGCTCGGCCCGGACCAGTCGAGAGACCTGATCGAAGACATGCTGAAAGCATAG
- a CDS encoding hypothetical protein (product_source=Hypo-rule applied), producing the protein MSWWWFRWREGVAAESERLAHAVDVAVGRDYLISPCGRQFSRRDTEWVTDPRHAPRGAAGEPCAACVMRVLLSAPVGGESGGGQRHSHEQRPPYG; encoded by the coding sequence ATGTCCTGGTGGTGGTTTCGGTGGCGGGAGGGTGTGGCGGCCGAGTCCGAGCGGTTGGCGCACGCCGTGGACGTCGCGGTGGGGCGCGACTACCTGATCTCCCCTTGCGGGCGGCAGTTCTCCCGCCGTGACACCGAGTGGGTAACCGATCCACGACACGCCCCACGCGGCGCGGCGGGAGAGCCCTGCGCGGCGTGCGTGATGCGGGTGCTGCTGAGTGCGCCCGTCGGTGGGGAATCCGGTGGCGGACAACGCCATTCGCACGAGCAACGTCCTCCGTACGGGTGA
- a CDS encoding hypothetical protein (product_source=Hypo-rule applied; superfamily=55326) encodes MFSIGWRGPVVWWNPIAGYRHAFGPDTPPRPEEHRDTLCGVSVTLTEPSDADWLLPTCDSCMAEALVRGENREQRHRDARRRLHDQFGTEFL; translated from the coding sequence GTGTTCAGCATTGGTTGGCGCGGTCCGGTGGTGTGGTGGAACCCGATCGCCGGATACCGACACGCCTTCGGCCCCGACACCCCGCCGCGCCCCGAAGAGCACCGCGACACCCTGTGCGGCGTCTCGGTGACGCTCACCGAACCGTCCGATGCGGACTGGCTACTGCCCACCTGCGACTCCTGCATGGCCGAAGCCCTCGTCCGCGGCGAGAACCGCGAACAACGCCACCGCGACGCCCGCCGCAGACTGCACGACCAATTCGGCACGGAGTTCCTGTGA
- a CDS encoding hypothetical protein (product_source=Hypo-rule applied; transmembrane_helix_parts=Outside_1_9,TMhelix_10_27,Inside_28_168), which produces MPPYEPFGPIWLLGVVLAVVLCTFLPLRGGNGQHADAGPGALTVRSLTEHHALATPPSPFDAGELAPRPMPEPRTPPTRAVPENPEATTERTTEIHWPLEDPDHPRWFSACEVSRQHKPFPPISPGRHRNGPSLVEQDIAELLGCRPHPDSLGPESGYIGRHRLLARC; this is translated from the coding sequence ATGCCACCCTACGAACCGTTCGGCCCGATCTGGCTCCTCGGAGTAGTGCTCGCGGTGGTGCTCTGCACCTTCCTCCCGCTGCGCGGCGGCAACGGGCAGCACGCCGACGCCGGGCCGGGCGCGCTCACCGTCAGAAGTCTCACCGAGCACCACGCACTCGCCACGCCGCCGTCCCCGTTCGATGCCGGGGAGCTCGCGCCCCGGCCGATGCCCGAACCACGAACACCACCGACCCGCGCGGTGCCCGAAAACCCCGAAGCGACGACCGAGCGAACCACCGAGATCCACTGGCCGCTGGAAGACCCGGATCATCCACGGTGGTTCTCCGCGTGCGAGGTTTCCCGGCAGCACAAGCCTTTTCCACCGATCAGCCCCGGCAGGCACCGCAACGGCCCCAGCCTGGTGGAGCAGGACATCGCCGAACTGCTCGGCTGCCGCCCGCATCCTGACAGCCTCGGACCGGAGTCCGGCTACATCGGACGCCATCGACTCCTGGCACGCTGCTGA
- a CDS encoding hypothetical protein (product_source=Hypo-rule applied; superfamily=55729), which translates to MSWLPDDYVHPGYTPVPDTALHLRPIREADTALDYPAVMGSQERLWRIFGPAWGWPRETMTYEEDRVELLRHEREAAAHRSFNYALLDEAETAIHGCVYVDPPERIGADGEVSWWVVDELVGGDSEEALDALVPRWIATEWPFRNPRFLGRDIAWQDWLALPRVS; encoded by the coding sequence GTGAGTTGGTTACCCGACGACTACGTCCACCCTGGCTACACACCCGTGCCCGACACCGCGCTTCACCTGCGGCCGATCCGGGAGGCGGACACCGCGCTCGACTACCCCGCGGTGATGGGATCCCAGGAGCGCTTGTGGCGGATCTTCGGTCCGGCCTGGGGTTGGCCCCGGGAGACGATGACGTACGAGGAGGACCGCGTCGAACTGCTGCGGCACGAGAGGGAGGCAGCCGCGCACCGCTCGTTCAACTACGCGCTGCTGGACGAGGCGGAGACGGCGATCCACGGCTGCGTCTACGTCGATCCTCCCGAACGCATCGGTGCCGACGGCGAGGTGTCCTGGTGGGTGGTGGACGAACTCGTCGGCGGTGATTCCGAGGAGGCGCTGGACGCACTGGTGCCGCGGTGGATCGCCACCGAATGGCCCTTCCGAAACCCCCGTTTTCTGGGTCGAGACATCGCCTGGCAGGACTGGCTCGCGCTGCCACGCGTCTCCTGA
- a CDS encoding hypothetical protein (product_source=Hypo-rule applied), with protein sequence MDTEEVRRLAELENAEWGARPERDPAEVPRPTPPLPSEVVDEALRSGSGEWVAYAPLGSDPDEVAQRAGVLDNIVGFHAVAVGGVLVVRFRWLADTEPHDYLLHLDLTDLTDEEPGNLLGASTLLLERLHGLAHRWPEREITPLSENVSIVRPPRTSR encoded by the coding sequence GTGGACACCGAGGAAGTACGGCGCCTGGCCGAGCTGGAGAACGCCGAGTGGGGCGCCCGACCGGAGCGCGACCCCGCCGAGGTTCCCCGTCCCACGCCGCCGCTGCCGTCCGAGGTCGTGGACGAGGCACTGCGCTCGGGCAGCGGAGAGTGGGTGGCCTACGCCCCGCTGGGCTCGGATCCGGACGAGGTGGCCCAGCGTGCCGGTGTGCTGGACAACATCGTCGGTTTCCACGCCGTAGCGGTGGGCGGCGTTCTCGTGGTGCGGTTCCGCTGGCTCGCCGACACAGAACCGCACGACTACCTGCTGCACCTCGATCTCACCGATCTCACCGACGAGGAACCGGGCAATCTCCTCGGTGCGTCCACGCTGCTGCTGGAGCGACTGCACGGCCTGGCCCACCGCTGGCCCGAGCGCGAAATCACCCCGCTGTCCGAGAACGTGTCCATCGTGCGGCCACCCCGGACATCGCGTTGA
- a CDS encoding streptomycin 3'-adenylyltransferase (product_source=KO:K00984; cath_funfam=3.30.460.10; cog=COG1708; ko=KO:K00984; pfam=PF13427; superfamily=81301) has product MRQADDVSMSAADAAQEAAVVELVRSVLDGDLIGVQRYGSAVHDGLRRFSDLDLLVVTRRTIGPARRRALVEGLLGISGPEPGARPRPVELTVVVAGEVRPWRYPPRVDLQYGEWLRPELSTGAEPPSGPDPDLAVLLTSVRERGLALAGPRATELLDPVPHEDLVRAVLDGLPGLLAELHTDTRNVVLTLARMLVTVRTGRIVPKPEAAELVLPRLSDNDGNVLAHARAVHAGEQEALPAELPGLDDFAARMAAAIRQAAIRADAG; this is encoded by the coding sequence ATGCGGCAGGCTGACGACGTGTCCATGTCTGCTGCTGACGCGGCGCAGGAAGCCGCGGTGGTCGAGCTGGTGCGGTCGGTACTCGACGGGGACCTGATCGGCGTACAGCGCTACGGTTCGGCGGTGCACGACGGGTTGCGACGTTTCAGCGATCTCGACCTGCTCGTCGTCACCCGGCGAACGATCGGGCCTGCTCGACGGCGGGCGCTGGTGGAGGGCTTGCTCGGCATTTCCGGCCCCGAGCCCGGTGCGCGGCCACGCCCGGTGGAACTGACTGTCGTGGTCGCCGGTGAGGTGCGGCCCTGGCGATATCCGCCCCGCGTGGATCTGCAGTACGGCGAGTGGTTGCGCCCAGAGTTGTCCACCGGTGCCGAACCGCCCTCCGGCCCGGATCCCGACCTGGCGGTGCTGCTGACCTCGGTCCGCGAGCGCGGTCTCGCACTGGCAGGGCCGCGAGCCACGGAGTTGCTGGATCCGGTGCCGCACGAAGATTTGGTGCGGGCCGTGCTCGACGGGCTGCCGGGGCTGCTCGCCGAGCTGCACACCGACACCCGCAACGTGGTGCTGACCCTGGCCCGGATGCTGGTGACCGTGCGGACCGGGCGGATCGTGCCGAAGCCGGAAGCGGCCGAGCTGGTGCTTCCGCGACTCTCCGACAACGACGGGAACGTCCTGGCACACGCCCGCGCCGTGCACGCGGGTGAGCAGGAGGCGCTGCCCGCGGAGCTTCCCGGGCTCGACGATTTCGCCGCACGCATGGCGGCGGCGATCCGACAGGCGGCGATCCGGGCGGATGCCGGATGA
- a CDS encoding GNAT superfamily N-acetyltransferase (product_source=COG0454; cath_funfam=3.40.630.30; cog=COG0454; pfam=PF00583; superfamily=55729), whose translation MIRNARADELPMLREIETAAGAVFREIGMHEIADDEPPTTAELAAFQADGRAWVAVDATDRPVGYLLASLVDGDAHIDQVSVHPDHARQGLGRALIEVVVGWARGRGLPGVTLTSFARVPWNAPYYERLGFHVLPDEQLTSGLRAIRDEESARGLDSWPRVAMRRVVTDLPR comes from the coding sequence ATGATCCGCAACGCGCGAGCCGATGAGCTTCCGATGCTCCGGGAAATCGAGACGGCCGCGGGCGCGGTCTTCCGTGAGATCGGCATGCACGAGATCGCCGACGACGAACCTCCCACCACCGCCGAGCTCGCCGCCTTCCAAGCGGACGGTCGCGCGTGGGTCGCCGTCGACGCCACGGATCGTCCCGTCGGTTATCTGCTGGCGAGCCTCGTGGACGGCGACGCCCACATCGACCAGGTGTCGGTCCACCCCGACCACGCGCGCCAAGGGCTGGGGCGGGCACTGATCGAGGTCGTCGTCGGGTGGGCACGCGGTCGTGGTCTGCCCGGGGTGACGTTGACCAGCTTCGCCCGGGTGCCCTGGAACGCGCCCTACTACGAACGACTCGGCTTTCACGTCCTGCCCGACGAGCAGCTCACGAGCGGACTGCGCGCCATCCGTGACGAGGAGTCCGCGCGGGGCTTGGACAGCTGGCCGCGCGTCGCCATGCGCCGGGTTGTCACCGACCTTCCGCGCTGA
- a CDS encoding hypothetical protein (product_source=Hypo-rule applied; superfamily=160246): MTSPETAARDLQENAALWSAREIRAEKVVRSACDALVAGLDSPTLRILAACTRAEAGESVPALLPAALDELGLVFHPLDSEAVTEPAVRLLAGRLLAGEMTPRAFAWRISRVYGSNVDLALPFVGLHEAYDTVEYTEYTVAELDAEVIAEARRIAAYPHEPIESPSTSD, translated from the coding sequence GTGACTTCGCCCGAAACGGCAGCGCGGGATCTGCAGGAGAACGCCGCGCTGTGGAGTGCGCGGGAGATCCGCGCCGAGAAGGTCGTTCGCTCCGCCTGCGACGCGCTCGTCGCCGGTCTCGACAGCCCGACGCTGCGAATTCTCGCCGCGTGCACCCGCGCGGAGGCGGGGGAAAGTGTGCCCGCGCTGCTACCCGCCGCGCTCGACGAACTCGGACTCGTCTTCCACCCGCTCGACAGTGAGGCCGTGACAGAACCCGCCGTGCGGCTGCTCGCGGGACGATTGCTGGCGGGGGAGATGACGCCCAGGGCGTTCGCCTGGCGTATCAGCCGGGTTTACGGATCCAACGTGGATCTTGCCCTGCCGTTTGTCGGGCTCCACGAGGCCTACGACACTGTCGAGTACACCGAATACACGGTGGCGGAGTTGGATGCCGAGGTCATCGCCGAGGCACGCCGAATCGCCGCTTATCCCCACGAGCCGATCGAGTCGCCCAGTACCTCCGACTGA
- a CDS encoding erythromycin esterase (product_source=KO:K06880; cath_funfam=1.20.1440.30,3.30.1870.10; cog=COG2312; ko=KO:K06880; pfam=PF05139; superfamily=159501) — MTTDHVSVSSTPNTDWFRERTSRLSGSDVDAPLDDLEPLRDVIGDARVVAVGEGAHFVGEFTSTRQRVLRFLAERCGFTVLAFEFGFGEGIALDSWLRGEGDDAELAAVGGTTNAGVNPRMVRWLRRHNRTSSHPLRFVGIDTPMAGGRLRPDLEPLAEYLREVDPEVVGLIDRALGIADRFTGGSVAVAAPGWARLEAADQDALTASLARLSLRFRSMEPLYVSRGGRSAYDVALRHLEAALHTDYMFGAMRDVFTGQGLEGDTSVRDHHMAESVRWHLDNADPDTRIVLAAHNNHIQKTPVYFDGELAALPMGYYLDRMLGENYRALAQTHTAEQVAEMSPDERAESGLTVAEEPLDAPEPGSVEAAVIDAGYGDDISLTNLREAPVGSLDRIRTQSATQLTPVVEAFDGVLTVPTATTYYTTGLREE, encoded by the coding sequence ATGACGACTGACCACGTTTCCGTGTCGAGCACCCCGAATACCGACTGGTTCCGCGAGCGCACCAGCCGCCTGAGCGGTTCGGACGTCGACGCCCCGCTGGACGACCTCGAACCGTTGCGCGACGTCATCGGCGACGCACGTGTGGTCGCCGTGGGTGAGGGCGCCCATTTCGTCGGCGAGTTCACCAGCACCCGACAGCGGGTGCTGCGTTTCCTCGCCGAACGCTGCGGGTTCACGGTGCTGGCCTTCGAGTTCGGATTCGGAGAGGGAATCGCCCTGGACAGCTGGCTGCGGGGCGAGGGTGACGACGCCGAGCTCGCCGCGGTGGGCGGAACCACGAATGCCGGGGTCAACCCGCGCATGGTGCGCTGGCTGCGTCGGCACAACCGCACCAGCTCCCACCCGCTGCGCTTCGTCGGGATCGACACCCCCATGGCCGGCGGACGACTTCGCCCGGATCTGGAACCACTGGCCGAGTACCTCCGCGAGGTCGATCCGGAGGTGGTCGGCCTGATCGATCGGGCGCTGGGCATCGCCGACCGGTTCACCGGTGGCTCGGTGGCCGTGGCAGCACCGGGATGGGCGAGGTTGGAAGCGGCCGACCAGGACGCGCTGACCGCATCGCTGGCACGGTTGTCGCTGCGGTTCCGCTCGATGGAGCCGCTGTACGTCTCGCGTGGTGGCCGATCCGCTTACGATGTGGCGCTGCGCCACCTGGAGGCGGCCCTGCACACCGACTACATGTTCGGCGCCATGCGCGACGTCTTCACCGGTCAGGGGCTGGAAGGTGACACTTCCGTCCGGGACCACCACATGGCCGAATCGGTGCGTTGGCACCTCGACAACGCCGATCCGGACACGCGCATCGTGCTGGCCGCCCACAACAACCACATCCAGAAGACGCCCGTGTACTTCGACGGTGAACTCGCGGCCCTGCCCATGGGTTACTACCTCGACCGGATGCTCGGCGAGAACTACCGCGCGCTCGCCCAGACGCACACCGCCGAACAAGTGGCGGAAATGTCCCCGGACGAGAGAGCCGAATCCGGGCTGACGGTGGCCGAGGAGCCCCTCGACGCCCCTGAGCCAGGAAGCGTCGAGGCCGCCGTCATCGACGCCGGTTACGGCGACGACATCAGCCTCACCAACCTCCGGGAGGCACCCGTGGGGAGTCTGGACCGCATCCGCACTCAGAGTGCCACGCAACTCACTCCGGTGGTTGAGGCGTTCGACGGAGTGCTGACCGTTCCCACGGCCACCACCTACTACACGACCGGTCTGCGAGAGGAGTAG
- a CDS encoding hypothetical protein (product_source=Hypo-rule applied; superfamily=48239; transmembrane_helix_parts=Inside_1_89,TMhelix_90_109,Outside_110_113,TMhelix_114_136,Inside_137_152), whose product MTSNSSRGLARLRRAVFARHANPWSAWSRWASTPLLLVPMWTRRWSHAAVVGVWFALNPVVFAEPADERAWATRAMLGEEQWITDRPRDAALGVNIVATAAGLLALFAARRRRPVPAGTATAAQLASLLVYWELMNRYLDRHRRRNASHPVS is encoded by the coding sequence ATGACCTCCAACTCCTCGCGCGGACTCGCGCGGCTCCGCCGTGCGGTTTTCGCCCGGCACGCCAATCCGTGGAGCGCGTGGAGCCGCTGGGCGAGCACCCCGCTGCTGCTGGTTCCGATGTGGACGCGACGTTGGAGCCATGCGGCGGTCGTAGGTGTGTGGTTCGCGCTCAACCCGGTGGTCTTTGCGGAACCGGCCGATGAGCGCGCCTGGGCCACTCGTGCCATGCTCGGTGAGGAGCAGTGGATCACCGACCGCCCCCGCGACGCGGCCCTGGGCGTCAACATCGTCGCCACCGCGGCCGGTCTCCTCGCGCTCTTCGCCGCGCGTCGGCGACGCCCCGTTCCCGCGGGTACCGCCACAGCGGCACAGCTGGCGTCGCTGCTCGTGTACTGGGAGCTCATGAACCGCTACCTCGACCGCCACCGGCGACGGAACGCTTCCCACCCGGTTTCGTAG
- a CDS encoding hypothetical protein (product_source=Hypo-rule applied; superfamily=53706): MITTERIVQNRRTSASTSSMKFFLIPPHGPTFRYERVVTYTTGISGRPGGFTGRVRGRPAVVVPRRAYETGWEAFRRRWRSR, encoded by the coding sequence ATGATCACAACAGAACGCATCGTACAAAACCGCCGAACGAGCGCAAGCACTTCATCGATGAAGTTTTTCCTCATTCCGCCGCACGGACCAACGTTCAGGTACGAACGGGTGGTCACCTACACAACCGGGATCTCCGGCCGACCGGGAGGATTCACTGGACGCGTGCGGGGTCGCCCCGCCGTGGTGGTGCCGCGCAGGGCCTACGAAACCGGGTGGGAAGCGTTCCGTCGCCGGTGGCGGTCGAGGTAG
- a CDS encoding peptidoglycan hydrolase-like protein with peptidoglycan-binding domain (product_source=COG3409; cath_funfam=1.10.101.10; cleavage_site_network=SignalP-noTM; cog=COG3409; pfam=PF01471; superfamily=47090; transmembrane_helix_parts=Inside_1_4,TMhelix_5_27,Outside_28_115), whose product MRKKLVGLFFSVLAFSFLGGGVSAAVTDSSSAAAEVSVCDYGQGAHLTLGVGSSGPLVKHAQCMINRVTYMQLAVDGIYGPATRTGVEHFQANANLTVDGIVGPNTWSALHAWNS is encoded by the coding sequence ATGCGCAAGAAGTTAGTAGGGTTGTTTTTCTCCGTCCTGGCTTTTTCGTTCCTGGGTGGCGGCGTCTCCGCCGCCGTTACGGACTCCTCCTCGGCGGCGGCCGAGGTTTCCGTCTGTGACTACGGGCAGGGTGCTCACCTCACCCTCGGTGTCGGCAGCAGTGGTCCGCTGGTGAAGCACGCCCAGTGCATGATCAACCGCGTGACGTACATGCAGCTCGCCGTTGACGGGATTTACGGGCCGGCGACCCGGACCGGTGTCGAACATTTCCAGGCGAACGCGAACCTGACGGTGGACGGAATAGTGGGGCCCAACACGTGGAGCGCCCTGCACGCGTGGAATTCCTAG